One genomic segment of Phalacrocorax carbo chromosome Z, bPhaCar2.1, whole genome shotgun sequence includes these proteins:
- the CPLX4 gene encoding complexin-4, with protein sequence MAFLMKSMLSNQVKNLGLGGGGEESKEESTPSDPAAAAGMTREEYEEYQKQVVEEKMERDAAFAQKKAERACLRVHLREKYRLPKSELDENQIQMAGDDVGLPEDLQKMVAEDQVEEEDKDSILGQLQNIQNMDMDAIKEKAQATFTEMKQAAEQKCSVM encoded by the exons ATGGCCTTTCTAATGAAAAGTATGTTGAGCAACCAGGTAAAAAATTTGGGACTTGGaggtggaggggaagaaagcaaagaagaaagcactCCTTCtgatccagcagcagctgcaggaatgACCAGAGAGGAGTATGAGGAATATCAAAAGCAAGTGGTTGAGGAGAA GATGGAAAGAGATGCGgcatttgcacagaaaaaagcagagcGAGCCTGTCTGAGGGTTCATCTGAGAGAAAAGTACAGACTCCCTAAG AGTGAATTGGATGAGAATCAAATACAGATGGCTGGAGACGATGTGGGTTTGCCAGAAGACCTTCAGAAGATGGTGGCAGAAGATCAGGTGGAGGAAGAGGACAAGGACTCTATCCTGGGACAGCTGCAGAACATCCAGAATATGGACATGGATGCAATCAAAGAGAAGGCACAAGCCACCTTCACCGAAATGAAACAGGCTGCTGAGCAGAAATGTTCTGTGATGTAG